Below is a window of Cytobacillus firmus DNA.
ATATCTTTATTGTTGTCGCCCTATTATTGGTTTTGCCTTTTGTAAACCGCTTTATGATGCCATCGAAAGAGGAAACAATTGTTGTTGATCCTGCGCTCCTTCAAGAAGACGTACAGGCAGCTGCACTCGAAAAAGAGGCGATGACACCTGCTGAACGCCTGGAAAACAGCCGCATCCTTTCCCTGCTGGCCGGGATTCTAGGACTTGTGTTCTTATTTTATTATTTCGCCACAAAGGGCTTTAATCTTAATCTTGATATCGTAAATTTCCTGTTCCTGTTCCTGGGCATTCTTTTCCACGGAACGCCAAAACAGTTCCTCGAAGCTGTCCTGAATGCGGTAAAAGGAGCTAGCGGCATCATTATCCAGTTCCCGTTTTATGCCGGAATCATGGGGATGATGACTGCCTCAGGGCTTGCTGCGGTGATGTCCGAAGCATTTGTCAGCATTTCAAATGATTACACGTTTCATTTCTTCGCGTTTTTAAGTGCGGGGCTTGTGAACTTCTTCGTTCCTTCAGGGGGAGGACAGTGGGCTGTTCAGGCTCCGATTATGCTTGAAGCGGCTCAATCAATGGGGGCTTCCATCCCTAAGACAGCCATGGCGGTTGCATGGGGTGATGCCTGGACCAACCTCATTCAGCCTTTCTGGGCGCTGCCGGCACTCGCCATTGCGGGGTTAAAAGCGAAAGACATCATGGGATTCTGCGTGCTGACTCTTCTGGTCAGCGGCGTGATTATTTCAATGGGCTTCTTACTTTTCTAAAAGGAAAAGAGCATGGCACCCGCCATGCTCTTCTATTATGAGCAGCAGCCTCATCGGGAGGCTTATATTCCATTATGATGATCATTTTTCATGTTATGCATATAGGACTCCATGTAGGCTCTCTCTGACTCAGATACATGCTTTTCATTTTCCTCAGGGTAAAAATCGTCAATTCCATGCTTTTTATGCCACCAGTCCACAAACATGCCTGTTCCCAGCAATACTGCACAAAAGCCCAGCAAATATAGAATCAATGTGATCACCTCTATATAGTATATCTATTTTTCAGAAAATATTGATATATCGGCCAAGCCTATTTTTCTATGAGACTACACTTTTACCGTCTCCGGCAGGTCCTGATAGCCCTCCTGATAAATGCGGCTGATGATCGATTCGATTGCGGGCTCTTCCACTGTCAGATCCTTGATATTATGCGTTTCGGTAATTTGGGCAATCAGTCCTGAAGCTGACACTTCATCCCGGTTAAACCGGATCCAGAAGCGGCTTGCTTCTTCTTTAAACACCTCACCGCCTCTAAGCTTAAGGCTGCGTGAAGATTCCTCCAGGTCCACGATGAGTGTCCTCGTTTTTCCGAAACGCTCTTTGACAACTGTGATTTCCCCGTCATACACCTTCTGCCCATGGTCGATGAGGATCATCCGCTCACAGAGCTTTTCAATATCCTCCATATCATGGGTGGTTAAAATGACGGTTATGCAGCGCTCCTTATTAATCTCTTTTATAAAAGTCCTCATCTTTTCCTTTGCGACGACATCCAGGCCAATCGTCGGCTCATCCAGAAACAGAATGGGCGGGTCATGCAGCAGGGATGCGGCAATGTCAGCCCTCATCCTTTGCCCTAAGGAGAGCTGGCGGACCGGTGTGTTCAGGAATTCATCCAGCCCCAATATCTCGGTGAAGGTGTCCATATTTTCCTTATACCGCTTATCCGGAACCTGATAGATTTCCTTCAGCAGCTCAAACGATTCGATAGTAGGCAGATCCCACCAGAGCTGCGTTCTCTGGCCGAAAACCACTCCGATATTCTTGGCATTTTCCTGTCTGTTCTCATAGGGTATGATGCCATTTACCTTCACACTTCCGGAGGTTGGAACAAGAATGCCCGTCAGCATTTTGATGGTGGTGGACTTTCCGGCTCCGTTCGGCCCGATATAGCCGACCATTTCCCCTTCATTGATCGAAAAGCTGATGTCCTTCACAGCTTCTTTTTTAATATGTTCTCTTTTTACCAGACTCTTCACAGCGCCCAGGAAGCCTGTCTCCCGCTTGGCAATCATAAAGTCCTTCATTAGATGTTCAACCTCTATAATCGGCATTTCCAGCCCTCCTATGAACCTGTACTTTTATATCGCTTTAAACCCAGCATCCAGATCGAATAAGCGATGGAAAAAAAGACGATGCCGACAAGCGGCGAGTAATACCCGATATTCTCCGGGAAAAAGGGTGTTTCTTTTTCAAGGAGCACAGCCGCGGGAAAATAGTTCACAAAGCCGAATGGAATCACAAAGGCCGTAAACCATTGGACGGCTTTCGGATAAATGACCAAAGGATAATTCGTCAGATTTCGGGCAGGAAACATGGCCACCCAGTAAAATTGCTCCGATTTCGTCGTCCAGAATGCGAGGGCAGAAATCATAACAAGCAGTCCGCCCTGGATAAGGATGCCTCCCACCACAGATAACAGCAGAAACAAACTTTTCCCAACTGTCCAATCCAGCTGCAGCCTAAAGCTGACCAAAATAAAAATGCCGATGCTGAAGATAAACTGCCCAAAAGAGGCGACATCAAATTTCATTGCCATGAAATGAAAAAAAGGATTGATTGGCCTGACAAGGAAGCGGTCAAACGTGCCGTTTAAAATGTAGGTGTCCAATCCCCTGAAATGGAAAAAGAGAATGATGCAGAACCCCCAGGATAAAACAGCGACTGCAAATAGAAACAGCATCTCGTAAAAGGTCCATGAGCCGAGTTCCTGAAACTGGTAAAGCATGATCCACATCGTGAGAGCGGTGCCTGTATAGGATGTAATGAGGCCCACAATCCTCATGACAAAAGCAAACCGGTACTGCAGCTGTGCCCTCACACCTGCTGAGATGAGCTTGAAATACAGATCGAAATATTTTACAACACTCACACTCTATCCCCCCTGTACCACTACTTTTTGGGATGCTCGATTCCAGACAAACCTTAACAGCAGATAACTGGCTGCCGCCCAGAATAATTGGACACCCAGGGAAAGCAGGATCTCACTTCCTGAGATTTTGCCTATAAAAATCGCATTTGGTATGTAATAGATTCCCTGAAACGGCAGGTAAAGAGCCATCGTTTCCAGCCAGCCCGGGAAAAACCACAGCGGGATGACGGATCCGGACAGAAGGGACATCGCGAAGTAAAAGACATCGACAATGCCGCCCGTTTCAACGAGGAAAAAGGAAAGCAGCCCGAAGGACATTTCAATGCAATAGCGGATCAGGAATCCAATAAAAGCGGATATGATAAATAACACCCAATTCTCCCATCCTGAAGGCAATGTCAAATCCATAAAAATGAACATGACCGTATATAAAGGGAGCAGCGCTGTCAGTATGTAAAAGGCCACACTGCCAAAGTCGGCAAAAAGGTAGCGGAGCGGCACATCAAACGGCCTCATTAATTCCAGGGAAATATCTCCTGTCCGGACCTTCTCCTGGATTTCCCACAGCGGAGTGCCCGCCCCATTTACTCCCGTTAAAAATTGGCTGACCACAATATACGTCAGCATGGACTCAAAGCTGACACCGCCTGCTTCTTCCCTTCCGGCATATAGTGCAGTCCAAATCGAACCCCACATCAGCAGAAAAATAAGGTTTGAGCCGAGCCGTGACCATACATCAAACCGATAAACGGCTGATCGCAGAAAGGCCTTCTTTGTGAAGGTCCAATATAAACGAAACCTGAACATCCGCACACCCGCTTTTTGATTTTTTTGATTATTTCATATTTTAACATAATATGGGAGCGAAAAAATAAGAAGTTTAAAAAGAAGGAAAACGGTGGAATTTAAGAGAAAGGGTTGGCTTTTTCAGGGGTAATGAATTAAAATAACATGTGGTTTATAAATATAAGAAAAAGGTGAATAAATTGATTGACGCATCCAGAAAGAAGCATTCTTCTTCCGATCTGATAAAATTTCTCATACCGTCCTTAATTGGAATCAGCTTATTCATGGTTCCGATCAAATATCAGGGAGATATTACGATTCCCATCGCTATTTTTTCAGGA
It encodes the following:
- a CDS encoding ABC transporter permease, which produces MFRFRLYWTFTKKAFLRSAVYRFDVWSRLGSNLIFLLMWGSIWTALYAGREEAGGVSFESMLTYIVVSQFLTGVNGAGTPLWEIQEKVRTGDISLELMRPFDVPLRYLFADFGSVAFYILTALLPLYTVMFIFMDLTLPSGWENWVLFIISAFIGFLIRYCIEMSFGLLSFFLVETGGIVDVFYFAMSLLSGSVIPLWFFPGWLETMALYLPFQGIYYIPNAIFIGKISGSEILLSLGVQLFWAAASYLLLRFVWNRASQKVVVQGG
- a CDS encoding ABC transporter permease is translated as MSVVKYFDLYFKLISAGVRAQLQYRFAFVMRIVGLITSYTGTALTMWIMLYQFQELGSWTFYEMLFLFAVAVLSWGFCIILFFHFRGLDTYILNGTFDRFLVRPINPFFHFMAMKFDVASFGQFIFSIGIFILVSFRLQLDWTVGKSLFLLLSVVGGILIQGGLLVMISALAFWTTKSEQFYWVAMFPARNLTNYPLVIYPKAVQWFTAFVIPFGFVNYFPAAVLLEKETPFFPENIGYYSPLVGIVFFSIAYSIWMLGLKRYKSTGS
- a CDS encoding ABC transporter ATP-binding protein — protein: MPIIEVEHLMKDFMIAKRETGFLGAVKSLVKREHIKKEAVKDISFSINEGEMVGYIGPNGAGKSTTIKMLTGILVPTSGSVKVNGIIPYENRQENAKNIGVVFGQRTQLWWDLPTIESFELLKEIYQVPDKRYKENMDTFTEILGLDEFLNTPVRQLSLGQRMRADIAASLLHDPPILFLDEPTIGLDVVAKEKMRTFIKEINKERCITVILTTHDMEDIEKLCERMILIDHGQKVYDGEITVVKERFGKTRTLIVDLEESSRSLKLRGGEVFKEEASRFWIRFNRDEVSASGLIAQITETHNIKDLTVEEPAIESIISRIYQEGYQDLPETVKV
- a CDS encoding short-chain fatty acid transporter, with the protein product MRVLVSFFNRIMQRYLPDPFLFVIILTFAVFGLGLIFTDNGPYQMVQHWGNGFWGLLTFSMQMVLVLVTGHVLASSNIFKKGLGALASLAKSPGQAILIVSFVSMVASLINWGFGLVIGALFAKELAKKVKNVDYRLLIASAYGGFVVWHGGISGSIPLTIATPGHFSEDMIGVISTDQTIFAGFNIFIVVALLLVLPFVNRFMMPSKEETIVVDPALLQEDVQAAALEKEAMTPAERLENSRILSLLAGILGLVFLFYYFATKGFNLNLDIVNFLFLFLGILFHGTPKQFLEAVLNAVKGASGIIIQFPFYAGIMGMMTASGLAAVMSEAFVSISNDYTFHFFAFLSAGLVNFFVPSGGGQWAVQAPIMLEAAQSMGASIPKTAMAVAWGDAWTNLIQPFWALPALAIAGLKAKDIMGFCVLTLLVSGVIISMGFLLF